In a single window of the Oecophyllibacter saccharovorans genome:
- a CDS encoding YebC/PmpR family DNA-binding transcriptional regulator produces MAGHSQFKNIMHRKGAQDAKRAKQFAKVIREITVATRAGLPDPAMNPRLRAAVIAAREVNMPKDTVERAIKKASGAAGGEDYAEVRYEGYGPAGVAIIVEGLTDNRNRTASDVRAAFSKHGGSLGETNSVSFMFQRVGVVTYPLEAGSEEEMLEAAIEAGADNVETTEDGHEILTDMESLISVRDALEGRFGEPRSAKLDWRPETSTPLDEEKARSVFKLIDTLEENDDVQAVYANFELSDEVAQALAAD; encoded by the coding sequence ATGGCAGGCCATTCCCAATTCAAGAACATCATGCACCGCAAGGGGGCGCAGGATGCCAAGCGCGCCAAGCAGTTCGCCAAGGTTATCCGCGAGATCACGGTGGCGACACGCGCCGGCCTGCCCGACCCTGCCATGAACCCCCGCCTGCGCGCCGCCGTGATCGCCGCGCGTGAGGTCAATATGCCCAAGGACACGGTGGAGCGCGCGATCAAGAAGGCCTCTGGCGCTGCCGGAGGGGAGGATTACGCGGAGGTCCGCTACGAGGGGTACGGGCCTGCCGGCGTGGCCATCATCGTCGAAGGCCTGACCGACAACCGCAACCGCACCGCGTCTGACGTGCGGGCCGCCTTCTCCAAGCATGGCGGCTCGCTGGGGGAGACCAATTCCGTCTCCTTCATGTTCCAGCGCGTCGGCGTGGTGACCTACCCGCTGGAGGCCGGCAGCGAGGAGGAGATGCTGGAGGCCGCCATCGAGGCCGGGGCCGACAATGTGGAGACCACCGAAGACGGCCACGAGATCCTCACCGACATGGAATCGCTCATCAGCGTGCGCGATGCGCTGGAAGGGCGCTTCGGCGAGCCGCGCTCGGCCAAGCTGGACTGGCGGCCTGAAACCTCCACACCGCTGGATGAGGAGAAGGCCCGTTCCGTCTTCAAGCTGATCGACACGCTGGAGGAAAATGACGACGTGCAGGCCGTCTACGCCAATTTCGAGCTCTCCGACGAGGTGGCGCAGGCCCTGGCCGCCGACTGA
- the ruvA gene encoding Holliday junction branch migration protein RuvA — protein sequence MIGQLTGLVSQVEQDRCLVDVNGVGYVVSASTHTLAALARPPEVARVLIETVVREDAIQLFGFSTPEERNWFCLLTTVQGVGARVALAILSVNQPQALLQAVNAGDKQAFTQAAGVGPKLALRIITELRSKVAKMPGLAGAGGTGAMAPLAEGGGEAGLQADVLMALEGLGFRRAETWPVVSRLMADTPDATLDQILRQALQELAR from the coding sequence ATGATCGGGCAGCTGACGGGGCTGGTGAGCCAGGTCGAGCAGGACCGTTGCCTGGTGGATGTGAACGGGGTCGGTTACGTGGTCTCGGCCTCCACCCACACGCTTGCCGCCCTGGCGCGCCCGCCTGAGGTGGCGCGCGTGCTGATCGAGACGGTGGTGCGCGAGGATGCCATCCAGCTCTTCGGCTTCTCCACGCCTGAGGAGCGCAACTGGTTCTGCCTGCTGACCACCGTGCAGGGCGTGGGCGCGCGCGTGGCCCTGGCCATCCTGTCGGTCAACCAGCCCCAGGCCCTGCTGCAGGCGGTTAATGCGGGCGACAAGCAGGCCTTCACCCAGGCGGCGGGCGTGGGGCCGAAACTGGCTTTGCGCATCATCACTGAACTGCGCAGCAAGGTTGCGAAAATGCCCGGCCTGGCCGGCGCCGGCGGTACTGGGGCCATGGCTCCGCTGGCCGAGGGCGGGGGAGAAGCAGGGCTGCAGGCAGACGTGCTGATGGCGCTTGAAGGGCTGGGCTTCCGCCGTGCTGAGACCTGGCCCGTGGTCAGCCGTCTCATGGCTGACACGCCTGACGCCACGCTGGACCAGATCCTCCGCCAGGCCCTGCAGGAGCTGGCGCGGTGA
- the ruvB gene encoding Holliday junction branch migration DNA helicase RuvB, which yields MAQQDHGQDQGHDDGWVDLPGSRPAAGGPARQAGAASRRETDGARQEEDAPEAALRPQSLAEFTGQKASRENLAIFIEAARARGEALDHVLLHGPPGLGKTTLAQIVARELGVGFRATSGPVIQRAGDLAAILTNLQPRDVLFIDEIHRLQPAIEEILYPAMEDFQLDLVIGEGPAARSVRIDLAPFTLVAATTRAGLLATPLRDRFGIPLRLVFYTPDELRLIVLRGAGKLGMELTEEGAGEIARRSRGTPRIAGRLLRRVRDFALVAGKGRIDRQTADAALSRLEVDAQGLDSMDRRYLRRIAEHHHGGPVGVETLAAALAEARDTLEDVVEPYLIQEGFVLRTSRGRMLGERAWRYLGLTPPASSTTPTLF from the coding sequence ATGGCACAGCAGGATCACGGTCAGGATCAGGGTCATGATGACGGCTGGGTGGACCTGCCGGGCAGCCGTCCTGCCGCAGGAGGCCCGGCCCGTCAGGCCGGTGCCGCTTCCCGGCGGGAAACCGATGGCGCGCGCCAGGAGGAGGATGCGCCTGAGGCGGCCCTGCGCCCCCAGAGCCTGGCCGAGTTCACCGGGCAGAAAGCCAGCCGCGAGAACCTCGCCATCTTCATCGAGGCGGCGCGCGCGCGCGGCGAGGCGCTGGACCACGTGCTGCTGCACGGCCCGCCCGGGCTGGGCAAGACCACGCTGGCGCAGATCGTTGCGCGCGAGCTGGGAGTGGGGTTCCGCGCAACGTCAGGCCCTGTTATCCAGAGGGCGGGCGATCTTGCGGCCATCCTGACCAACCTGCAGCCCCGCGACGTGCTGTTCATCGATGAGATCCACCGCCTGCAGCCGGCCATTGAGGAGATTCTCTACCCCGCCATGGAGGATTTCCAGCTCGACCTGGTGATCGGCGAGGGGCCGGCTGCGCGCAGCGTGCGGATCGACCTGGCCCCTTTCACTCTCGTTGCGGCCACCACGCGGGCCGGGCTGCTGGCGACCCCCCTGCGGGACCGATTCGGCATCCCGCTGCGCCTGGTGTTCTACACACCCGACGAGTTGCGGCTGATCGTGCTGCGCGGGGCAGGCAAGCTGGGGATGGAGCTGACCGAAGAGGGGGCGGGCGAGATCGCGCGGCGCTCGCGCGGCACCCCGCGCATTGCAGGCCGCCTGCTGCGGCGCGTGCGTGACTTCGCCCTGGTGGCCGGCAAGGGCCGGATTGACCGCCAGACGGCTGATGCCGCCCTGTCGCGCCTGGAGGTGGACGCCCAGGGCCTCGACAGCATGGACCGCCGCTACCTGCGCCGCATTGCCGAGCACCATCACGGCGGCCCTGTAGGCGTGGAGACGCTGGCTGCCGCCCTGGCCGAGGCGCGCGACACGCTCGAGGACGTGGTGGAGCCGTATCTGATCCAGGAAGGCTTCGTGTTGCGCACCTCGCGCGGACGCATGCTGGGCGAGCGCGCCTGGCGTTATCTGGGCCTGACCCCGCCCGCTTCCTCCACGACGCCCACCCTGTTCTGA
- a CDS encoding YbgC/FadM family acyl-CoA thioesterase, whose protein sequence is MAAHECRFRVYYEDTDAGGVVYHARYLGFAERARAEALRALGLPVGWLARQKRRLFVVRTLRADYHAPLHLDEEMLVETELDQIRGARLVLVQRIYRLDPDPSPGNGPRPQGDAPARHLAVTLEVTLACLDADSMKPARIPPYCLQKLARLAP, encoded by the coding sequence ATGGCCGCCCATGAATGCCGCTTCCGGGTTTACTATGAGGATACTGACGCGGGCGGGGTCGTCTATCATGCCCGCTACCTGGGCTTTGCCGAACGTGCCCGCGCCGAGGCCCTGCGCGCATTGGGCCTGCCTGTGGGCTGGCTGGCACGCCAGAAGCGCCGCCTCTTCGTCGTGCGCACCCTCAGGGCCGACTACCACGCCCCTTTGCATCTGGACGAAGAGATGCTGGTCGAAACCGAGCTTGACCAGATACGCGGGGCGCGGCTTGTGCTGGTGCAGAGGATCTACCGCCTTGACCCCGACCCTTCTCCGGGAAACGGGCCCCGGCCGCAGGGAGACGCGCCGGCGCGCCACTTGGCCGTCACGCTGGAGGTGACGCTGGCCTGCCTGGATGCCGACAGCATGAAGCCGGCCCGCATTCCGCCATATTGTTTGCAGAAACTGGCCCGGCTGGCCCCTTGA
- the tolQ gene encoding protein TolQ, translated as MDQPVSSTPLASVAATDLSPIHLFLHASLVVQIVMVGLILCSIFVWAVIAEKVLLLRRVNREATVFEDRFWSGGSLDDLYDSEGARPTNPMAAVFGAAMGEWRRSSRIAGIDMSRGSTQERIDRAINITIARENDRLSRYMTLLATIGPVAPFVGLFGTVWGIMHAFSSIATMHNTNLSVVAPGISEALFATALGLLTAIPAYVAYNLLSRAIDNFDERLESFGTEFAAILSRQSEERIAGRN; from the coding sequence GTGGACCAGCCAGTAAGTTCAACCCCGTTGGCCTCCGTGGCCGCAACGGATCTGTCGCCCATCCATCTCTTCCTGCATGCCTCGCTCGTGGTGCAGATCGTGATGGTGGGGCTCATTCTCTGCAGCATCTTCGTCTGGGCGGTGATTGCCGAGAAGGTCCTGCTCCTGCGCCGCGTCAACCGCGAGGCCACGGTGTTTGAAGACCGTTTCTGGTCCGGCGGCTCGCTTGACGACCTCTATGACAGCGAAGGCGCGCGCCCGACCAATCCCATGGCGGCCGTCTTCGGCGCGGCCATGGGCGAGTGGCGCCGTTCCTCGCGCATTGCGGGCATCGACATGTCGCGCGGCAGCACGCAGGAGCGCATCGACCGCGCCATCAACATCACGATCGCGCGCGAGAACGACCGGCTTTCGCGCTACATGACGCTGCTTGCCACCATCGGGCCGGTGGCCCCCTTCGTCGGTCTGTTCGGCACGGTCTGGGGCATCATGCACGCCTTCAGCTCCATCGCCACCATGCACAACACCAATCTTTCCGTGGTCGCGCCGGGCATTTCCGAAGCCCTGTTTGCCACCGCCCTCGGCCTGCTGACCGCCATTCCGGCCTATGTCGCCTACAACCTGCTCAGCCGCGCCATCGATAATTTCGACGAGCGGCTTGAATCCTTCGGCACGGAATTTGCGGCCATCCTGTCGCGCCAGTCCGAAGAACGCATCGCCGGGAGGAACTGA
- the tolR gene encoding protein TolR: MALAGRGGNGRRRRSRPEAEINVTPLVDVMLVLLIIFMVAAPMMTSGVNVDLPKTSASPVNNDNKPLTVSMKADGTIYLGDERVTPEDLVARLKAASDNDPTRRIFVRADAKIDYGQVMGLMGRITSGGFTHVALLAQQPAGEP; this comes from the coding sequence ATGGCGCTCGCAGGAAGAGGGGGCAACGGCCGCCGTCGGCGCAGCCGGCCGGAAGCAGAGATCAACGTCACGCCTCTGGTTGACGTCATGCTGGTGCTGCTGATCATCTTCATGGTGGCCGCTCCCATGATGACCAGCGGCGTCAATGTCGACCTGCCCAAGACCAGTGCCAGCCCGGTCAACAACGACAACAAGCCCCTCACGGTTTCCATGAAGGCCGATGGCACGATCTATCTCGGCGATGAGCGCGTCACGCCTGAAGACCTGGTGGCCCGGCTCAAGGCGGCTTCCGACAATGACCCGACCCGGCGCATCTTTGTGCGCGCTGACGCCAAGATCGATTACGGCCAGGTCATGGGGCTGATGGGGCGCATCACGTCAGGCGGCTTTACCCATGTGGCCCTTCTGGCCCAGCAGCCGGCCGGCGAGCCTTAA
- a CDS encoding energy transducer TonB, producing the protein MLPPSYSTPSPSDPPDPRAGFYSRGADWDDGRAARDGLRAQAILPRDGEAGAERHFEHVGVGVSVLAHLGLVALLLWPAGEMPPPPPPAPQVEMVFDSAAVPAQQGTGQPHAAQKSPSPRPPAPQETPEPPAPQPPTPKPPEPPPPAPPPPRPVRATPKPVHNQPKAQVHQQAELHEKGEVAPKPKTHPKTEPAKQQADVKAPEKHVEKTSEKSTTSHTTQAHETKNTQADSNSLLATLDSFRSSEKQSRPARAAANPHSGGSPKGGGSPDSDTRALSGGEQRAIGGSVRRCYEEDTAAKNYASFTAHLIVTVDSSGEARLATFAPETAARMARDPSYRVLAERARSAVLSPTCSRLPVPRRLLGQTRQFRFVFRP; encoded by the coding sequence GTGCTTCCGCCCAGCTATTCCACGCCTTCCCCCTCTGACCCGCCTGACCCGCGCGCCGGCTTCTACAGCCGCGGCGCGGATTGGGACGACGGCCGCGCCGCCCGCGACGGGCTGAGGGCGCAGGCCATCCTGCCCAGGGACGGTGAGGCGGGGGCTGAACGCCATTTCGAGCATGTCGGCGTCGGCGTGTCGGTGCTGGCCCATCTGGGGCTGGTGGCGCTGCTGCTGTGGCCGGCTGGTGAAATGCCGCCGCCCCCGCCGCCTGCGCCGCAGGTGGAGATGGTGTTCGACAGCGCTGCCGTGCCTGCCCAGCAGGGAACGGGCCAGCCCCATGCGGCGCAGAAAAGCCCGTCCCCCAGGCCGCCCGCGCCCCAGGAGACGCCTGAGCCGCCTGCTCCGCAGCCGCCCACGCCCAAGCCGCCTGAACCGCCCCCGCCAGCCCCCCCGCCGCCCCGGCCGGTCAGAGCGACGCCCAAGCCCGTGCACAACCAGCCCAAGGCGCAGGTGCACCAGCAGGCGGAGCTGCATGAGAAGGGCGAGGTCGCGCCCAAGCCTAAAACCCATCCCAAGACCGAGCCTGCCAAGCAGCAGGCGGATGTGAAGGCGCCTGAAAAGCACGTCGAGAAAACCAGCGAGAAGAGCACCACCTCGCACACGACCCAGGCGCATGAGACCAAGAACACCCAGGCGGACAGCAATTCCCTGCTGGCCACGCTCGACAGTTTCCGCTCGTCTGAAAAGCAGTCCCGCCCTGCCAGGGCGGCAGCCAACCCCCATTCTGGCGGCTCGCCCAAAGGCGGGGGCTCGCCTGACAGCGACACGCGCGCGCTGAGCGGGGGCGAGCAGCGGGCCATCGGCGGCTCGGTGCGGCGCTGCTACGAGGAGGACACCGCAGCCAAGAACTATGCGAGCTTCACCGCCCACCTGATCGTGACGGTGGATTCGAGCGGCGAGGCCCGCCTGGCCACCTTCGCGCCCGAGACAGCCGCGCGCATGGCCCGTGACCCGAGCTACCGCGTCCTGGCCGAGCGCGCCCGCTCAGCGGTGCTCAGCCCGACCTGCTCGCGCCTGCCGGTGCCCAGGCGCCTGCTGGGCCAGACGCGCCAGTTCCGCTTCGTGTTCCGCCCCTGA
- the tolB gene encoding Tol-Pal system beta propeller repeat protein TolB, which yields MMAQDLADHLAPLPLTRRSVLGRGLAGAALLGTSLAALPGGARAQSAGADQGAGEITVDQAHQAPIPILIPDFGPGLGDRISQVISNDLSSTGLFRVIPGGSLPANARPDFAALKARGVRAAVAGSATGDGSVRVEMRLWDVLSGQQLQGTAYTASEANWRQIAHLIADVIYERLLGEPGYFNTRIAYIARTGPHRHQETRLAIMDQDGANPHMLTDGRWLTLEPRFDPSGSQLAFLSYANNRPRVYLYNLRSGQQSLLGSFEGISYAPRFAPNGQSIILAVTTPNGGSDIYTIDLASHSRRRLTSAPGVIDTSPCYSPDGRQIVFNSDRGGSPQLYIMNADGSGAHRISYGQGHYGSPVWSPRGDLIAFTRINHGAFSLGVMNPDGTGERILTQGFTVESPSFAPNGRAIVFCRQSASGSGGAGFSSRLGVIDVAGFNEHELPTSTGASDPAWSPFRNK from the coding sequence ATGATGGCGCAGGACCTGGCCGATCATCTGGCCCCGCTTCCGCTCACGCGCCGCTCGGTCCTGGGGCGCGGCCTGGCGGGGGCCGCATTGCTGGGCACCTCGCTTGCCGCCCTGCCGGGCGGTGCGCGCGCCCAGTCAGCCGGCGCTGACCAGGGCGCCGGGGAGATCACGGTGGACCAGGCGCACCAGGCGCCCATTCCCATCCTCATCCCCGATTTCGGCCCCGGTCTGGGCGACCGGATCTCGCAGGTCATCTCCAATGACCTTTCAAGCACCGGCCTGTTCCGGGTCATTCCGGGCGGCAGCCTGCCTGCCAATGCCCGGCCTGATTTCGCTGCCCTGAAGGCGCGCGGCGTGCGGGCCGCGGTTGCCGGCAGTGCGACAGGCGACGGCAGCGTGCGCGTCGAGATGCGTCTGTGGGACGTGCTGAGCGGCCAGCAGCTGCAGGGGACGGCCTATACCGCCTCTGAAGCCAACTGGCGGCAGATCGCCCATCTCATCGCCGATGTCATCTATGAGCGGCTCCTGGGCGAGCCCGGCTACTTCAACACGCGCATCGCCTACATTGCGCGCACGGGCCCCCACCGCCACCAGGAGACGCGCCTTGCCATCATGGACCAGGACGGCGCCAACCCCCACATGCTGACCGATGGCCGCTGGCTGACGCTCGAGCCGCGCTTCGACCCCTCGGGCAGCCAGCTCGCCTTCCTGTCCTACGCCAACAACCGCCCGCGCGTTTACCTCTACAACCTGCGCTCAGGCCAGCAGAGCCTGCTGGGCTCCTTTGAGGGCATCTCCTACGCGCCGCGTTTCGCGCCCAACGGGCAGTCGATCATCCTGGCCGTCACCACGCCCAATGGCGGCTCGGACATCTATACGATCGACCTGGCCTCCCACAGCCGCCGCCGCCTGACCTCGGCTCCGGGCGTCATCGACACCAGCCCCTGCTACAGCCCTGACGGCCGCCAGATCGTCTTCAACTCCGACCGCGGTGGCAGCCCGCAGCTCTACATCATGAACGCCGATGGCAGCGGGGCGCACCGCATCTCCTACGGCCAGGGCCATTACGGCTCGCCCGTCTGGTCGCCGCGCGGGGACCTGATCGCCTTCACGCGCATCAATCACGGCGCCTTCTCGCTGGGCGTGATGAACCCTGACGGCACGGGCGAGCGCATCCTGACCCAGGGCTTCACGGTGGAAAGCCCGAGCTTTGCGCCCAACGGGCGGGCGATCGTGTTCTGCCGCCAGTCCGCCTCGGGCAGCGGCGGGGCCGGCTTCAGCTCGCGCCTGGGCGTGATCGACGTTGCGGGCTTCAACGAGCATGAACTGCCGACCAGCACCGGCGCTTCCGACCCCGCGTGGTCGCCTTTCCGCAACAAATAA
- the pal gene encoding peptidoglycan-associated lipoprotein Pal yields the protein MTIKAIGVRTMTALALGLALAACSSSTGEGGNGSGNGNNSGMTSNAPVPGSEADLVATAGDRVYFALNQNTLSPEARETLDKQAAWMKRYPQVNVLVAGNCDDRGTQEYNIALGQRRANAVRNYLQAQGIAPSRISTISYGKDRPTVDGDSQDAWAQNRNAITSVQ from the coding sequence ATGACAATTAAGGCAATTGGTGTGAGGACGATGACCGCTCTGGCGCTGGGGCTGGCTCTTGCAGCCTGTAGCAGCAGCACCGGCGAGGGCGGCAACGGAAGCGGCAACGGCAACAATTCCGGCATGACGAGCAATGCGCCCGTTCCCGGAAGTGAGGCCGATCTGGTCGCCACGGCAGGGGACCGGGTGTATTTCGCCCTGAACCAGAACACGCTCAGCCCCGAGGCGCGCGAGACGCTCGACAAGCAGGCGGCCTGGATGAAGCGTTATCCGCAGGTCAACGTCCTGGTCGCCGGTAACTGCGATGACCGCGGCACCCAGGAATACAACATCGCCCTGGGCCAGCGCCGCGCCAATGCCGTGCGCAACTACCTGCAGGCGCAGGGGATCGCGCCCAGCCGCATCTCCACCATCTCCTACGGCAAGGATCGCCCGACCGTTGACGGCGACAGCCAGGATGCGTGGGCCCAGAACCGTAACGCCATCACCTCTGTTCAGTAA
- a CDS encoding tetratricopeptide repeat protein — protein sequence MMRSFPLRLAGLALVVGPLMYSVSPSVLLPAQAQELTRDEILRQHQELAREHGQSLGQPEAMPAGGEDLDAPAESPAPRSSRRAARRQSGEGVETEGSLTAQLLTRVTSLENQVRQMQGQLEQLTNEVHRNQADVTKQIGDMQFAAQNGGGGGLGGGAAAVESPRAARAPAAVEKPAPRAEETPRTAAQFLQAARTALRSHHYAESLSAAQQAQSLSHSSAERSEALYVEAQAAAGQKNYRQSAVAYYDAYGKAPKSARAPGALLGVSASMLALGNKGAACQALDKLQKEFPAASASVKASEKAFRKRAACP from the coding sequence ATGATGCGTTCCTTTCCTCTCCGCCTTGCCGGTCTGGCCCTGGTCGTGGGCCCGCTGATGTATTCAGTCTCTCCGTCCGTTCTGCTTCCGGCCCAGGCCCAGGAACTGACGCGTGACGAAATCCTCCGCCAGCACCAGGAGCTTGCGCGCGAGCACGGCCAGAGCCTGGGCCAGCCGGAAGCCATGCCAGCCGGCGGGGAAGATCTGGATGCGCCCGCAGAATCGCCAGCGCCCCGCTCCAGCCGCCGTGCCGCACGCCGCCAGTCCGGTGAGGGCGTGGAAACGGAAGGCTCTCTCACCGCCCAGCTGCTGACGCGCGTCACCTCGCTTGAAAACCAGGTGCGCCAGATGCAGGGCCAGCTCGAGCAGCTGACCAATGAGGTGCACCGCAACCAGGCTGATGTGACCAAGCAGATCGGCGACATGCAGTTTGCCGCCCAGAACGGTGGCGGCGGTGGGCTGGGCGGTGGTGCGGCAGCGGTTGAGAGCCCGCGTGCGGCCCGCGCCCCGGCCGCGGTGGAAAAACCGGCCCCCCGCGCTGAGGAAACGCCGCGCACTGCAGCGCAGTTCCTCCAGGCGGCCCGCACGGCCCTCAGGAGCCATCATTACGCCGAATCCCTGTCTGCAGCCCAGCAGGCGCAGAGCCTGAGCCACAGCTCTGCCGAGCGCAGCGAAGCGCTCTATGTGGAGGCGCAGGCAGCAGCAGGGCAGAAGAATTACCGTCAATCCGCCGTCGCCTATTATGACGCTTACGGCAAGGCCCCCAAATCAGCCCGTGCGCCTGGCGCCTTGCTTGGGGTATCGGCCTCCATGCTGGCGCTGGGCAACAAGGGCGCTGCCTGCCAGGCGCTCGACAAGCTGCAGAAGGAATTCCCCGCAGCTTCTGCCAGCGTGAAAGCCTCTGAAAAAGCCTTCCGCAAACGGGCTGCCTGTCCCTGA
- the tilS gene encoding tRNA lysidine(34) synthetase TilS yields the protein MEFAALMTRCGADFLKVLDLPVAVGVSGGADSMALAWLTHRWGGRVLAFTVDHGLRPEAAQEARLTYERLQSCGIACRVLVLEGLGTRRLQERARQHRLARLEEAAWQAGAPALLLAHHRHDQEETLWMRQQGGSDWPGLQAMAASALRGRVAVLRPLLGISPYRLRATLRQAGLPWCEDPSNHNRRFERVRVRQDLGASQRQDLHDLRDRALSEAGAEERAVAGLLAEACRWEPEGWVSLAPGLLQAGGEALAVSALRRLVRLVGGKAYPPSRQATAALLQRGGGSLGGAVLGARRGRWHLVREGRGLPAVPLTDQLLWAGRWRYVAGPEPLGEARAPLLCAPLGSHVAQLKSPAPESFVPRAALAALPGIWQGGRLVAVPAGMRGLQESGRPAVSFIWESGVPVTGARLLD from the coding sequence GTGGAGTTTGCCGCGCTGATGACGCGCTGCGGGGCGGATTTTCTTAAAGTGCTGGATCTGCCCGTGGCGGTGGGGGTTTCAGGCGGGGCCGATTCGATGGCGCTGGCCTGGCTGACCCATCGCTGGGGCGGGCGCGTGCTGGCCTTCACGGTTGATCACGGCCTGCGCCCTGAAGCCGCCCAGGAAGCCCGGCTGACCTACGAACGCCTGCAATCCTGCGGAATTGCGTGCCGGGTCCTGGTGCTGGAAGGGCTGGGGACACGCCGCCTGCAGGAACGCGCGCGCCAGCACCGCCTGGCCCGGCTGGAGGAAGCCGCCTGGCAGGCAGGCGCGCCGGCGCTGCTGCTGGCCCATCACCGCCACGACCAGGAAGAAACGCTCTGGATGCGCCAGCAGGGCGGGAGCGACTGGCCGGGCCTGCAGGCCATGGCGGCGAGCGCGCTGCGCGGGCGGGTCGCTGTGCTGCGGCCCCTGCTCGGGATCAGCCCTTATCGCCTGCGCGCCACCCTGCGCCAGGCCGGCCTGCCCTGGTGTGAAGACCCCTCCAACCACAACCGGCGCTTTGAGCGCGTGCGGGTGCGCCAGGACCTGGGGGCCTCACAGCGCCAGGACCTGCACGACCTGCGCGACCGCGCCCTCAGCGAAGCCGGGGCCGAGGAAAGGGCGGTCGCTGGCCTGCTGGCTGAGGCCTGTCGCTGGGAGCCTGAAGGCTGGGTGTCGCTTGCGCCAGGCCTCCTGCAGGCAGGGGGGGAAGCGCTGGCGGTTTCAGCTTTGCGCCGCCTGGTCCGGCTGGTGGGCGGCAAGGCTTATCCGCCTTCCCGCCAGGCCACTGCTGCCCTGCTGCAACGCGGGGGCGGCAGCCTGGGCGGTGCAGTGCTGGGCGCGCGGCGGGGGCGCTGGCATCTCGTGCGCGAGGGGCGGGGCCTGCCAGCCGTGCCGCTCACGGACCAGCTGCTCTGGGCCGGTCGCTGGCGCTACGTGGCGGGGCCCGAGCCCCTGGGGGAGGCCCGCGCACCGCTCCTGTGCGCCCCGCTGGGCTCGCACGTCGCCCAGTTGAAATCTCCCGCGCCTGAATCTTTCGTGCCCCGCGCTGCCTTGGCCGCCCTGCCGGGGATCTGGCAGGGAGGGCGGCTGGTGGCGGTGCCGGCCGGCATGCGGGGGCTGCAAGAGAGCGGCCGCCCTGCCGTCTCCTTCATATGGGAGAGCGGCGTGCCGGTGACCGGGGCGCGCCTGCTGGACTGA